Within the [Enterobacter] lignolyticus SCF1 genome, the region AAGCGAAGCTGAAAGCCGATACGCTGGTCATCGCCGACCATAAAAAAGCGCTGGCGATGGGCGGCATCTTTGGCGGCGAGCATTCCGGCGTTAACGATGAGACGCAAAACGTCCTGCTGGAATGCGCCTTCTTCAGCCCGCTGTCGATTACCGGCCGCGCGCGCCGTCACGGCCTGCATACCGATGCGTCTCACCGCTACGAGCGCGGTGTCGATCCGGCGCTGCAGTACAAAGCGATGGAGCGCGCCACCCGCCTGCTGATTGACCTCTGCGGCGGCGAAGCCGGCCCGGTTATCGACGTGACCCACGAAGATTCCCTGCCTAAACGCGCCACTATCACTCTGCGCCGCAGCAAACTGGATCGCCTGATCGGCCATCACATTGCCGATGCGCAGGTGAGTGACATTCTGCGTCGTCTGGGCTGTGAAGTAACCGAAGGTCAGGACGAATGGAAAGCCGTTGCGCCGAGCTGGCGTTTCGACATGGAAATCGAAGAAGATCTGGTGGAAGAAGTCGCCCGCGTCTACGGCTACAACAATATCCCGGATGAACCTGTTCAGGCGGGGCTCATCATGGGGAACCACCGTGAAGCCAATCTGCCGCTCAAGCGCGTGAAAACGATGCTGAACGACAAAGGCTATCAGGAAGTGATCACCTACAGCTTTGTCGACCCGAAAGTACAGCAGCTGATTCACCCGGGTGAAGAAGCGCTGATTCTGCCAAGCCCGATCTCCAGCGAAATGTCCGCGATGCGCCTGTCATTGTGGACCGGTCTGCTCGGTACCGTGGTCTACAACCAGAACCGTCAGCAGAGCCGCGTGCGTATCTTTGAAACCGGCCTGCGCTTTGTCCCTGACACCCAGGCGCCTCTGGGTATCCGTCAGGACCTGATGCTGGGCGGCGTTATTTGCGGTAACCGCTACGAAGAGCACTGGAACCTGGCGAAAGAGACGGTTGATTTCTATGATTTAAAAGGCGATCTCGAATCTGTACTGGATCTGACCGGCAAACTGGCTGACGTTCAGTTTAAAGCCGAAGCTAATCCAGCGCTGCATCCGGGGCAGTCCGCCGCGATTTATCTGAAAGGTGAACGCATTGGTTTTATCGGGGTTGTCCATCCGGAGCTGGAACGTAAGCTGGATCTGAACGGCCGTACGCTGGTCTTTGAACTGCAGTGGAACGCCCTTGCAGACCGCGTGGTGCCTCAGGCGAAGGAGATTTCCCGCTTCCCGGCGAACCGTCGCGATATCGCGGTCGTCGTGGCTGAAAACGTGCCTGCAGCAGATATTCTGGCAGAGTGTAAGAAAGTTGGCGTAAATCAGATAGTTGGCGTAAACTTATTTGACGTGTACCGTGGTAAGGGCGTAGCGGACGGTTACAAGAGCCTCGCTATCAGCCTGATCCTTCAGGATACCAGCCGTACACTCGAAGAAGAGGAGATTGCCGCTACCGTCAACACCTGTGTAGAGGCATTGAAAGAGCGATTCCAGGCATCATTGAGGGATTGAACCTATGGCGCTTACAAAAGCTGAAATGTCAGAATATCTGTTTGATAAGCTTGGGCTTAGCAAGCGGGATGCCAAAGAACTGGTAGAGCTGTTTTTCGAAGAGATCCGTCGCGCTCTGGAAAACGGCGAGCAGGTTAAACTGTCCGGTTTCGGTAATTTCGATTTGCGCGATAAAAATCAACGCCCTGGGCGTAATCCGAAAACGGGCGAAGATATTCCCATTACAGCCCGGCGCGTGGTGACCTTCAGACCCGGTCAGAAGTTAAAAAGCCGTGTCGAAAACGCTTCGCCCAAAGCAGAGTAAGTTCTGAACTAATTAAAAAGGCCGCCTCGCGGCCTTTTTTCTTTTCAGCTTATGTCCGGCGCAATAAAATCAGAGACTTCTCTTAACCGCTTCAGGGACGCTATGCACACTCTGGCCCAACGACAACAGCAGCGCCATCGTCGCTGGATCCTCATCCTGCTATTCCTTCTGCTGCTGGCGACGCTGGTAAGCCTCTGCGCCGGAGAGCGCTGGATAGCGCCAGACGCCTGGTTTAGCCCGCAGGGCGAGCTGTTCGTCTGGCATATCCGCTTGCCTCGTACGCTCGCCGTGCTGCTGGTCGGCGCAGCGCTGGCGGTCTCCGGCGCCATTATGCAGGCGCTGTTTGAGAACCCGCTCGCCGAGCCTGGCCTGCTCGGCGTGTCAAACGGCGCAGGCGTAGGGCTTATCGCCGCGGTGCTGCTGGGGCACGGCCTGCTGCCGGGATGGGCGCTTGGGCTATGCGCTATTGCGGGCGCGCTGCTTATCACCATCATCCTGCTGCGCTTCGCCCGCCGTCATCTCTCTACCAGCCGCCTGCTGCTCGCCGGCGTGGCGCTGGGGATTATCTGCAGCGCCGCCATGACCTGGGCGGTCTATTTCTCCACCTCATTCGACCTGCGCCAGCTGATGTACTGGATGATGGGGGGATTCGGCGGCGTCGACTGGCAGCAGCTCTGGCTGATGGTTGCGCTGCTGCCGGTGCTGGCGTGGGTGTGCCTGCAGTCCTCTGCGCTAAATGTGCTGGCGCTGGGGGAGATATCCGCCCGCCAGCTGGGCCTGCCGCTGTGGCTCTGGCGGCGACTGCTGGTGATGGCCACCGGCTGGCTGGTCGGCGTCAG harbors:
- the pheT gene encoding phenylalanine--tRNA ligase subunit beta, with protein sequence MKFSELWLREWVNPAIDSEALSGQVTMAGLEVDGVEPVAGAFHGVVVGEVVECGQHPNADKLRVTKVNTGGERLLDIVCGAPNCRQGLKVAVATVGAVLPGDFKIKAAKLRGEPSEGMLCSFSELGISDDHSGIIELPADAPIGTDIREYLQLDDNTIEISVTPNRADCLGIIGVARDVAVLNQQPLTAPEMAPVAATISDTLPIQVEAADACPRYLGRVVKGINVKAPTPLWMKEKLRRCGIRSIDAVVDVTNYVLLELGQPMHAFDLDRIDGGIVVRMAKEGETLVLLDGSEAKLKADTLVIADHKKALAMGGIFGGEHSGVNDETQNVLLECAFFSPLSITGRARRHGLHTDASHRYERGVDPALQYKAMERATRLLIDLCGGEAGPVIDVTHEDSLPKRATITLRRSKLDRLIGHHIADAQVSDILRRLGCEVTEGQDEWKAVAPSWRFDMEIEEDLVEEVARVYGYNNIPDEPVQAGLIMGNHREANLPLKRVKTMLNDKGYQEVITYSFVDPKVQQLIHPGEEALILPSPISSEMSAMRLSLWTGLLGTVVYNQNRQQSRVRIFETGLRFVPDTQAPLGIRQDLMLGGVICGNRYEEHWNLAKETVDFYDLKGDLESVLDLTGKLADVQFKAEANPALHPGQSAAIYLKGERIGFIGVVHPELERKLDLNGRTLVFELQWNALADRVVPQAKEISRFPANRRDIAVVVAENVPAADILAECKKVGVNQIVGVNLFDVYRGKGVADGYKSLAISLILQDTSRTLEEEEIAATVNTCVEALKERFQASLRD
- the ihfA gene encoding integration host factor subunit alpha, producing the protein MALTKAEMSEYLFDKLGLSKRDAKELVELFFEEIRRALENGEQVKLSGFGNFDLRDKNQRPGRNPKTGEDIPITARRVVTFRPGQKLKSRVENASPKAE
- the btuC gene encoding vitamin B12 ABC transporter permease BtuC — protein: MHTLAQRQQQRHRRWILILLFLLLLATLVSLCAGERWIAPDAWFSPQGELFVWHIRLPRTLAVLLVGAALAVSGAIMQALFENPLAEPGLLGVSNGAGVGLIAAVLLGHGLLPGWALGLCAIAGALLITIILLRFARRHLSTSRLLLAGVALGIICSAAMTWAVYFSTSFDLRQLMYWMMGGFGGVDWQQLWLMVALLPVLAWVCLQSSALNVLALGEISARQLGLPLWLWRRLLVMATGWLVGVSVALAGAIGFIGLVIPHILRLCGLTDHRVLLPACALAGGCALLCADIIARLALASAELPIGVVTATLGAPVFIWLLLKAGR